One genomic window of Muntiacus reevesi chromosome 4, mMunRee1.1, whole genome shotgun sequence includes the following:
- the CCDC51 gene encoding mitochondrial potassium channel isoform X2, with protein MTGRSRVLTMRHVGGVSPVLVRRDLFLARTLCSHGPSQPREKRPEEVALGLYHRLAALGAALGHSIRQRASSTAKTWWDRYEEFVGLNEVREAQGNVTEAEKVFMVARGLVREAREDLEGQQTKLKEVRDRLDRISRDDNQYLELATLEHRMLQEEKRLRMTYLRAEDSEREKFSLFSAAVRESHEKERTRAERTKNWSLIGSVLGALIGVAGSTYVNRVRLQELKALLLEAQKGPVSLQEAIREQASSYSLQQRDLRDLVADLKGLVQAGTAQSSLSQAGSSPTRDRDTDVLSAALREQLSHSRQVRSRLEGLREQLDGLEKTVSQVAGVVQLAKAAAHPGLVESADGALPASLLEQGSVIMALSDTEQRLEAQVNRNTVYGTLVTCATFVAILPVLYMLFRAS; from the exons ATGACAGGGCGCAGCCGTGTGTTGACCATGCGGCACGTCGGGGGTGTGTCTCCCGTACTGGTGCGGAGGGACCTCTTTCTGGCCAGGACTCTCTGCAGCCACGGCCCCAGCCAGCCCAGAGAGAAGAGGCCCGAGGAGGTGGCCCTGGGGCTGTACCACCGGCTCGCCGCACTGGGAGCAGCCCTGGGCCACAGCATTCGGCAGCGGGCGTCCTCCACGGCCAAGACTTGGTGGGACAGATATGAAGAGTTTGTGGGACTCAATGAGGTTCGAGAGGCCCAGGGAAATGTCACCGAG GCAGAAAAAGTGTTCATGGTGGCTCGAGGGCTTGTCCGGGAGGCTCGCGAGGACTTGGAAGGTCAGCAGACCAAGCTGAAGGAGGTGAGGGACCGCCTGGACCGCATCTCCAGAGATGATAACCAGTACCTGGAGCTGGCCACTCTGGAGCACAGGATGCTGCAG GAGGAGAAGCGGCTACGTATGACCTACCTGCGCGCGGAAGACTCTGAGCGAGAGAAGTTCTCCCTCTTCTCTGCAGCTGTGCGGGAAAGCCATGAGAAGGAGCGCACTCGGGCGGAGAGGACCAAGAACTGGTCGCTCATCGGGTCAGTCCTCGGGGCCTTGATTGGTGTGGCTGGATCCACCTACGTGAACCGCGTGCGGCTCCAGGAGTTGAAGGCTTTGCTCCTGGAGGCCCAGAAGGGGCCTGTGAGCCTCCAGGAAGCCATCCGCGAACAGGCATCCAGCTACTCCCTCCAGCAGAGGGACCTCCGTGACCTCGTGGCAGACCTGAAGGGCCTGGTGCAAGCTGGGACCGCGCAGAGCTCTTTGTCCCAGGCAGGTTCTTCCCCAACCcgagacagagacacagatgtcctTTCAGCTGCCTTGAGAGAGCAGCTCAGCCATTCTAGGCAGGTCCGTTCACGTCTAGAGGGTTTACGAGAGCAGCTTGATGGCCTGGAAAAGACCGTGAGCCAAGTGGCTGGGGTGGTTCAGCTCGCAAAGGCTGCAGCACACCCGGGCCTGGTGGAGTCTGCAGACGGGGCTCTGCCTGCTTCCCTGCTGGAACAGGGGAGTGTGATCATGGCGCTGTCGGACACGGAGCAGAGGCTGGAAGCCCAGGTCAATAGGAACACCGTCTATGGCACGCTGGTCACCTGCGCGACGTTTGTGGCCATCCTGCCTGTACTTTATATGCTGTTCAGGGCCAGCTAG
- the CCDC51 gene encoding mitochondrial potassium channel isoform X1: MSFPGRVRKPRGMLKLQALSLEKHGESTADLRMTGRSRVLTMRHVGGVSPVLVRRDLFLARTLCSHGPSQPREKRPEEVALGLYHRLAALGAALGHSIRQRASSTAKTWWDRYEEFVGLNEVREAQGNVTEAEKVFMVARGLVREAREDLEGQQTKLKEVRDRLDRISRDDNQYLELATLEHRMLQEEKRLRMTYLRAEDSEREKFSLFSAAVRESHEKERTRAERTKNWSLIGSVLGALIGVAGSTYVNRVRLQELKALLLEAQKGPVSLQEAIREQASSYSLQQRDLRDLVADLKGLVQAGTAQSSLSQAGSSPTRDRDTDVLSAALREQLSHSRQVRSRLEGLREQLDGLEKTVSQVAGVVQLAKAAAHPGLVESADGALPASLLEQGSVIMALSDTEQRLEAQVNRNTVYGTLVTCATFVAILPVLYMLFRAS; the protein is encoded by the exons ATGTCCTTCCCGGGGAGAGTCCGGAAGCCGCGAGGGATGCTTAAGTTGCAAGCGCTAAGCCTGGAAAAGCACGGGGAAAGCACTGCAG ATCTCCGGATGACAGGGCGCAGCCGTGTGTTGACCATGCGGCACGTCGGGGGTGTGTCTCCCGTACTGGTGCGGAGGGACCTCTTTCTGGCCAGGACTCTCTGCAGCCACGGCCCCAGCCAGCCCAGAGAGAAGAGGCCCGAGGAGGTGGCCCTGGGGCTGTACCACCGGCTCGCCGCACTGGGAGCAGCCCTGGGCCACAGCATTCGGCAGCGGGCGTCCTCCACGGCCAAGACTTGGTGGGACAGATATGAAGAGTTTGTGGGACTCAATGAGGTTCGAGAGGCCCAGGGAAATGTCACCGAG GCAGAAAAAGTGTTCATGGTGGCTCGAGGGCTTGTCCGGGAGGCTCGCGAGGACTTGGAAGGTCAGCAGACCAAGCTGAAGGAGGTGAGGGACCGCCTGGACCGCATCTCCAGAGATGATAACCAGTACCTGGAGCTGGCCACTCTGGAGCACAGGATGCTGCAG GAGGAGAAGCGGCTACGTATGACCTACCTGCGCGCGGAAGACTCTGAGCGAGAGAAGTTCTCCCTCTTCTCTGCAGCTGTGCGGGAAAGCCATGAGAAGGAGCGCACTCGGGCGGAGAGGACCAAGAACTGGTCGCTCATCGGGTCAGTCCTCGGGGCCTTGATTGGTGTGGCTGGATCCACCTACGTGAACCGCGTGCGGCTCCAGGAGTTGAAGGCTTTGCTCCTGGAGGCCCAGAAGGGGCCTGTGAGCCTCCAGGAAGCCATCCGCGAACAGGCATCCAGCTACTCCCTCCAGCAGAGGGACCTCCGTGACCTCGTGGCAGACCTGAAGGGCCTGGTGCAAGCTGGGACCGCGCAGAGCTCTTTGTCCCAGGCAGGTTCTTCCCCAACCcgagacagagacacagatgtcctTTCAGCTGCCTTGAGAGAGCAGCTCAGCCATTCTAGGCAGGTCCGTTCACGTCTAGAGGGTTTACGAGAGCAGCTTGATGGCCTGGAAAAGACCGTGAGCCAAGTGGCTGGGGTGGTTCAGCTCGCAAAGGCTGCAGCACACCCGGGCCTGGTGGAGTCTGCAGACGGGGCTCTGCCTGCTTCCCTGCTGGAACAGGGGAGTGTGATCATGGCGCTGTCGGACACGGAGCAGAGGCTGGAAGCCCAGGTCAATAGGAACACCGTCTATGGCACGCTGGTCACCTGCGCGACGTTTGTGGCCATCCTGCCTGTACTTTATATGCTGTTCAGGGCCAGCTAG